Part of the Streptomyces sp. RFCAC02 genome is shown below.
GCAGCCCAGGAAGCGCGCGGGCCGCAACCTGCGCGCGGCGATCGGGGTCGGGGTCGGGCTCGGCGCGGTGGTCGTCGTCTCCCTCTTCGTCTACAAGCCGGTCTTCGTCGGCGTCATAGCGGTGGCCGTGGTGGTCGGGCTGTGGGAGCTGTCCTCCCGGTTCGCCGAGCGCAAGGACATCCATGTGCCGCTCCCGCCACTGGCGGTGGGCGGCGCCGCCATGGTCGTGGCCGGCTACCTCGGCGGCACGGAGGGCGCGTGGGTGGCGACGGCGCTGACGGCGCTCGCGATCCTGCTGTGGCGGATGTTCGGACCGCCGGACAACTACCTGCGCGACGTGACGGCCGGCATCTTCACGGCGCTGTACGTGCCGTTCCTCGCCACCTTCGTGGCGCTGATACTGAGCGCGGACGACGGGCCGCGGCGGGTGCTGACGTTCCTGCTGCTGACCGTCATCAGCGACACGGGGGCGTACGCCGTGGGCTGGCGGTTCGGCCGCCGCAAGCTGGCGCCGCGCATCAGCCCCGGGAAGACGCGCGAGGGCCTGCTCGGGGCCGTCACGTTCGCCATGGCCGCCGGTGCCGTCGTGATGCCGCTGCTGATCGACGGCGGCACGTGGTGGCAGGGCCTCGTCCTCGGCCTCGGTGTCTCGGCCAGCGCGACGCTGGGCGACCTCGGCGAGTCCATGATCAAGCGGGACCTCGGCATCAAGGACATGGGCACCCTGCTCCCCGGGCACGGCGGGATCATGGACCGGCTCGACTCCATACTGCCGACCGCCCCCGTGGTGTGGCTCCTGCTGCTGGCCTTCGTCGGCGCCGGCTGAGGCGGCACCGGGCGGGCCGGACGGCCGGTCCGGCGATCTGCGACACTGGCAGGACCATGCCTGCACCTGGAGAACTCACCTTCATCGCGCCGCGCGGGGCCGCCAGGCCGCCGCGGCACCTCGCCGACCTCACGCCCGCCGAGCGCCGGGAGGCCGTCGCCGCGCTGGGGGAGAAGCCGTTCCGCGCGCGCCAGTTGTCGCAAGCCTACTTCGGCCGCTTCACCGCGGACCCGGCGGACTGGACGGATGTCCCGGCGGCCGCCCGTGAGCGGCTCGCGGCCGAGCTGCTGCCGCCGCTCATGACCGAGGTGCGGCACATCACGTGCGACGAGGGCGCCACCCGCAAGACCCTGTGGCGCCTGCACGACGGGACGCTCGTCGAGTCCGTGCTGATGCGCTACCCGGACCGGGTGACGATGTGCGTCTCGTCGCAGGCCGGGTGCGGCATGAACTGCCCCTTCTGCGCCACGGGGCAGGCCGGCCTCGACCGCAACCTGTCGACCGCCGAGATCGTGCACCAGATCGTGGCCGGGATGCGGGCGCTGCGCGACGGCGAGGTGCCGGGCGGCCCAGCGCGCCTGTCGAACATCGTCTTCATGGGCATGGGCGAGCCGCTCGCCAACTACCGCAGGGTCACCGGCGCGATCCGGCGGCTGACGGACGCCGCGCCGGACGGGGTGGGCCTGTCCCAGCGCGGGATCACCGTGTCGACGGTGGGGCTCGTGCCGGCGATGCGGAAGTTCGCCGAGGAGGGCTTCTCCTGCCGTCTCGCCGTCTCGCTGCACGCGCCCGACGACGAGCTGCGCGACACCCTCGTCCCGGTGAACACGCGCTGGAAGGTCCGCGAGGTCCTGGACGCCGCCTGGGAGTACGCGGAGCGGTCGGGCCGCCGCATCTCGATCGAGTACGCGCTCATCCGTGACATCAACGACCAGGCGTGGCGGGCCGACCTCCTCGGCCGGCTGCTGAAGGGCCGCGGCGCGCACGTCAACCTGATCCCGCTGAACCCGACGCCGGGCTCGAAGTGGACGGCCTCGCGCCCGGAGGACGAGCGGGCGTTCGTCGCGGCGCTGGAGGCGCGGGGCGTGCCGGTCACCGTGCGGGACACGCGGGGCCAGGAGATCGACGGCGCCTGCGGCCAGCTCGCGGCGGTGGAACGGGCCTGATCCGTAAGGGGCGCGGGTGGGCAACACCGCGTCCCTCCTTCGCGGATCACGGGCGCCTCAGCCGGTGGCCCTCCGGCCTGCCATGACGGCGTCGATGAAGGCGTCCGGCGGCCGGTAGCGGTGCGCCGTCACGTAGTGCAGCACGAGGGTCGGCGCGATGAGGAGGGTGCCGTCGGGCGCGGCCACCCTGACCTCCGCCGTCCCGAGGGTGACCGGCACGCCGCCCACGGCCGTCCTGACGGGCTTCCCCGGCGCGGCGCCGGGGCGGTGCCACAGGCCGCACGGGTGGAATCCGCGGGTGACGGCCCGGCGGTCGTCCCGGCACAGCAGGGCCAGCGCCTCGGTGAAGGCGGGCGGTACCGCGCCCTTCGGATGGCGGTGGAAGGGAGCGAGCCACCCGACGTTCAGGGCGTGCACGCCGGGCTGGACGGTCTCCGGGAGGTAGGAGTAGGGGGACAGGTCGGTGTAGTGGGTCACACGATGCTCCGGCAGGCGGACCAGTGGACCAGACCGAGGTTCGGCTGTAGCAGTTCCGACAACCGTACCGGCGAGTCCACGGTGAACGGGTCGCCGTAGGCTTGCATATCGGCGTCCAGCGGATAAAGGCGGTAGTTCGGGATGCGGGTGCCCGGTCCGGCGATTTCGACGGGCACGGCGTTGACCGAACCCACCATCTGACCTCTGTCGAAAATGGCCACCGGCCCGCCGAGGTTCACCGAGATGCCGTCCTGGTACGACAGGGCCTCACCGTGGCGTGAGTAGAAGGCGATGGCCGTCCCTTCCGGAACCACGGTGGTACGGCGGAAGAGCGACCACCGGGGGAAGCCGCCGTGGCCGTCGAACACCAGCTGGCGGTCCGGGCGTCCCCAGGGCATGCGGGCGCGGTAGGGGGTGGGGGAGCAAGGGGTCAGGCCGAGCGGGTCGGCCAGCTCCTGCGGGCGGGGTACGTAGGCGACGGGGTTCGGTGCGGGGGACAGGCCGAGGGGGTCGGCCGAGGCGTACCGGCCGGTCGCGGGGTCGTAGTGGCGGTGCAGGTTGTAGTGCCAGCCGGTCTCCGCGTCGGCGTACTGGCCCGGGAAGCGCAGCGGAGTTGAGGCCGTGGCGCCGCTGCCGGTCGTCGTGAGGCCCCAGTGCGTGGCGTCGGACTGCCACGCGAGGGCGCCGTCGTCGGTGATGAGGGCGGTCGGGGAGCCCACGAGGTCGGTGAGCAGCGCGTGGAAGCGTTCGCGTACGGCGTCGTCGTTCGCCCGGTCGGTCTGGGCGACGGGGATCAGGCCGTCGAAGTCCCAGCTCACGGTACGGCCGGGCAGGCCGGGGCCGGTGGTGGTCTCCTCGACCAGGACGGACCCGGACCAGGTGAAGGCGGTGCGCTCGGCGACCGTGCCGTCCGGAGCCAGGCGTTCCTTGGCGGTCCGTCGGCCGAACGGGTCGTAACGGTACTGCCACACCGTGCCGTCCGGTGTGGTGGTGGAGGTGAGACGGTCCTCGGCGTCCCAGGTGTACCGCCAGGCGGTCGGAGAGCCCTCGCGGCGCCGTTCCACGATGCGGCCCTCCGCGTCGTGGGTGCAGTGGAACCCACCGGCGCGCACCAGGCGCGTGCCGTCGAGGACGCGGGGGCCTGCGGCGGTGTCGTCGTGGTGGGCGGTGGACCAGTCGGCGTGGGTCTGGTTGCCGGCCGCGTCGTAGGCGTACCGCTCGTGCCGGTCCGGAGCGTCCACAGCGGTGACGCGGCCCTCGGCATCTGCCGTGAGGACGGCCGTGCCGAGGATGTCGTCCCCGACGGTGACGGGGCCGCGCCCGGCGCCGTACGACCAGGTGCGGCGGTGGGTGGTCCGGTCCGCGGCCGTGACCGTCTGGCCGGTGCGGCGGGCCAGGGCGTCCCACTCGTGGGCGATCGTGGCGCCCGTGTCGAGCGTGCGGAGGGTCTCGCGGCCGGCGGCGTCGTGGGTGAGGCGGAGGGTACGGGTGCCGGAGGTCATGGCGGTGGGGGCGCCGGCCGTGTCGTAGGCCCAGGCAGTGCGGTGGCCGGACGGGGTGGTTCTGGCCAGGACGCGACCGAGGGGGTCGTACGTCTGCGTGACCTTGGAGCCGGCGTTGGTCTCGGCGGTGACGCGGCCCAGGGCGTCGCGCTCCTGGCGGACCTCCGAGCCGGGTCCGGTGGCGCGGACGATCCGGCCCGCGGCGTCGAACGCGAAGTCCGTGCGGACGCCGTCCACGTCCTTGGCGGTGACCCGGCCGAGCGCGTCGTGCTGGTGGGTGACGGTCTGGCCGAGCGCGTTGACGCGGGCGGTCAGGCGTCCCGCGGCGTCGTGCCGGTAGGTGACGGTCCGGCCGTCGAAATCGTTTTCCGAGACGAGGCGGCCTGCGGCGTCGTGCCGGTAGGTCCATGTCCTGCCGTCGGGGCCGGTCACCCCGATGACGCGCAGCTCGGTGTCGTGGGTGAAACGATGTACCGCGCCGCCGGGCTTCGTCTCCGTCACGGTCACGTCGAACGGGCCGTACGTGTAGCGGGTCGTGGCGCCGGACGGGTCGGTGTGCGAGAGGCAGTTGCCCTCGGCGTCCCAGGTCCACGTCTCGCGGTTGCCGTGCGGATCGGTGTGCCACAGCGGTGAGCCGTCCGTCGTCCAGCCCATCTGGTGCACCGCGCCGAGCGGGTCTGTGATGCTCACGGGCCTGCCGAACGCGTCCCGCTCGTAGCGCACCGTCCCGCCCGACGGATCGGTCACGGCCATGGTCAGGCCGGCCGCGTCGGTCTCCGTGCGGGTGGTGCCGCCGAGGGGATCGGTGACGGACGCCAGCCGGCCGCCAGGCGCCCAGGACCAGCGCGTGACGTGTCCCGCCGGGTCCGTGAGGGCGGTCGGGTTGCCGTGGTCGTCGTACTCCTGGCGCCAGGTCGTGCCGTCCGCCTCGACGGCCAGCGTCTGCTGCCCGGCCGCGTTGTACTCGGCGCTCAGGACGGCCCCGTCCGGGCGCACCATGCCGGTCATGTCGCCGTTGTCGTCGTAGGAGTAGGCGGTGGTGTGGCCGAGAGGATCGGTGATCGACAGGAGGCGGTCGTAGCGGTCCGTGGTGCGGTGCATCGTTCCACCGAGCGGATCGGTCTCGGCGACGAGCTGGTAGCAGTCGTTGAACTGGTAGACGGTGGTGTGGCCGAGGGAGTCCGTGAACAGCGTGCGGTGGTGGGCCTCGTCGTACTCGACGGTGCTGGCCAGGAACCCGCCGGTGCCGTCCGTGGCGACACAGCGGCCCGCTTCGTCGTAGGTGTATCGGTACACCATGCCGTTGCGGTCGGTCCAGCCGGTGAGCCGGCGGCGTCCGTCGTACGTCAGGCGCAGCGGACGGTCGTGCTCGGGGTCGTGGACCGCCGCCAGGTTGCCGCGCTCGTCGTAGGCGTAGCGGCGCAGGAGGGGCCGGTCGGGGGCGCTGAGGAGGCGGAGTTCGGTGACGCGTCCGTCGTGCGTGGTGATGCCGACGTGGTACCCCGCGTCGTGGACCAGGCCGGTCGGGGCGCCCTGCTCGTCGTACGTGACGCTGATCCGGTTGCCGTTGCGGTCGGTCAGGGCGGTGAGGGGGAGTTCGCCGCCCAGGCGGCCGGGGATGGGCGCGAAGTGCAGCGTGTGGCCGGTCGCGCGATCCGTGACGGTGAGCGGGCTGCCCGGCCCGTCCTCCCAGGCCAGGGCGTGACGGGGGCCTTCCACGGGCATGACCGGGGCGTCCGGCAGCGGGCGCGGGTAGTACAGCGTCATGCCGTCCTCGGCACACAGGCGCACGCCCTCCGCGTCGAGCACGAGCCGCTGGTCGAGGGTCGAGGCCCAGGAGCGGCCGAACCACGTACCCGAACGGACCGAGCTGCGGTGGTGGCGCCGCAGGACGAGCGGCAGCACACCGGGCAGGTCGACGTCCGTCGCGGACAGGACGACCTCACCCGTCGCCATGTCGATCGGGTCCGTGCGGCAGGTCAGGCCGCGGATGTCACGGCCCGCGCGCCGGATCGCGGGGCCGAGGCCACGCACGCCGGCCGACAGGCCGCGCATGCCGGTACGGGCGGCGGCGAGGCCGCCCTTGAGCCCCCGGGCGAGGCCGCCGAGGGTGGTGATGCCCTTCATGCCGGGGATGCAGTCGAGCAGCGCCAAGCCGACGTCGAGGAGGCCTGCCCTGCCCTGGCTGTACTTGATCAGTGTGTCGGCGAGGACGACGAGGGCGGCGGCGAGGACGACCCAGGCCAGCGGCCCGCCGATGATCATGACGACGATGCCGAGGACGGCGACG
Proteins encoded:
- a CDS encoding phosphatidate cytidylyltransferase; protein product: MNESPWGPPRATGYVTPGQPAPAGPATRPLPQQAAPGGPRTVPVPSAPARSAVPAPAGPVHDAAPAAQTRPMTEQQPRKRAGRNLRAAIGVGVGLGAVVVVSLFVYKPVFVGVIAVAVVVGLWELSSRFAERKDIHVPLPPLAVGGAAMVVAGYLGGTEGAWVATALTALAILLWRMFGPPDNYLRDVTAGIFTALYVPFLATFVALILSADDGPRRVLTFLLLTVISDTGAYAVGWRFGRRKLAPRISPGKTREGLLGAVTFAMAAGAVVMPLLIDGGTWWQGLVLGLGVSASATLGDLGESMIKRDLGIKDMGTLLPGHGGIMDRLDSILPTAPVVWLLLLAFVGAG
- the rlmN gene encoding 23S rRNA (adenine(2503)-C(2))-methyltransferase RlmN → MPAPGELTFIAPRGAARPPRHLADLTPAERREAVAALGEKPFRARQLSQAYFGRFTADPADWTDVPAAARERLAAELLPPLMTEVRHITCDEGATRKTLWRLHDGTLVESVLMRYPDRVTMCVSSQAGCGMNCPFCATGQAGLDRNLSTAEIVHQIVAGMRALRDGEVPGGPARLSNIVFMGMGEPLANYRRVTGAIRRLTDAAPDGVGLSQRGITVSTVGLVPAMRKFAEEGFSCRLAVSLHAPDDELRDTLVPVNTRWKVREVLDAAWEYAERSGRRISIEYALIRDINDQAWRADLLGRLLKGRGAHVNLIPLNPTPGSKWTASRPEDERAFVAALEARGVPVTVRDTRGQEIDGACGQLAAVERA
- a CDS encoding DUF6531 domain-containing protein — translated: MARASDWSPLGMDSDPTPGDPADVRTLADELQTFADDVGEALGKIRGMAGDRAVQDWSGLSAEAFRDEFDGVPDNLTKLQNSYDLCAQALHTYWPKLETAQGQADRALERAVAAQADLTAAQADLNAAWEQVWQTRDEVNRLERAGERTDAEPPDDSEVRAATRERTAAETARHAARDRVDDAQERLTAARRLAEQAKEMREEAARNAARDIDEASDAGIHNRKWWEDAFHWVSENWDTIVDVCKVVVAVLGIVVMIIGGPLAWVVLAAALVVLADTLIKYSQGRAGLLDVGLALLDCIPGMKGITTLGGLARGLKGGLAAARTGMRGLSAGVRGLGPAIRRAGRDIRGLTCRTDPIDMATGEVVLSATDVDLPGVLPLVLRRHHRSSVRSGTWFGRSWASTLDQRLVLDAEGVRLCAEDGMTLYYPRPLPDAPVMPVEGPRHALAWEDGPGSPLTVTDRATGHTLHFAPIPGRLGGELPLTALTDRNGNRISVTYDEQGAPTGLVHDAGYHVGITTHDGRVTELRLLSAPDRPLLRRYAYDERGNLAAVHDPEHDRPLRLTYDGRRRLTGWTDRNGMVYRYTYDEAGRCVATDGTGGFLASTVEYDEAHHRTLFTDSLGHTTVYQFNDCYQLVAETDPLGGTMHRTTDRYDRLLSITDPLGHTTAYSYDDNGDMTGMVRPDGAVLSAEYNAAGQQTLAVEADGTTWRQEYDDHGNPTALTDPAGHVTRWSWAPGGRLASVTDPLGGTTRTETDAAGLTMAVTDPSGGTVRYERDAFGRPVSITDPLGAVHQMGWTTDGSPLWHTDPHGNRETWTWDAEGNCLSHTDPSGATTRYTYGPFDVTVTETKPGGAVHRFTHDTELRVIGVTGPDGRTWTYRHDAAGRLVSENDFDGRTVTYRHDAAGRLTARVNALGQTVTHQHDALGRVTAKDVDGVRTDFAFDAAGRIVRATGPGSEVRQERDALGRVTAETNAGSKVTQTYDPLGRVLARTTPSGHRTAWAYDTAGAPTAMTSGTRTLRLTHDAAGRETLRTLDTGATIAHEWDALARRTGQTVTAADRTTHRRTWSYGAGRGPVTVGDDILGTAVLTADAEGRVTAVDAPDRHERYAYDAAGNQTHADWSTAHHDDTAAGPRVLDGTRLVRAGGFHCTHDAEGRIVERRREGSPTAWRYTWDAEDRLTSTTTPDGTVWQYRYDPFGRRTAKERLAPDGTVAERTAFTWSGSVLVEETTTGPGLPGRTVSWDFDGLIPVAQTDRANDDAVRERFHALLTDLVGSPTALITDDGALAWQSDATHWGLTTTGSGATASTPLRFPGQYADAETGWHYNLHRHYDPATGRYASADPLGLSPAPNPVAYVPRPQELADPLGLTPCSPTPYRARMPWGRPDRQLVFDGHGGFPRWSLFRRTTVVPEGTAIAFYSRHGEALSYQDGISVNLGGPVAIFDRGQMVGSVNAVPVEIAGPGTRIPNYRLYPLDADMQAYGDPFTVDSPVRLSELLQPNLGLVHWSACRSIV